A genomic window from Streptomyces sp. 846.5 includes:
- a CDS encoding acetyltransferase, translating into MTLHIVGAGGFGRETLDAVRRSATTPEVVFVDEHPAATQVNGCPVLQPDRLHLAVPDQHEFVVAIADPAVRRRLADRFEDRGVRPATVIDPSAVVSAGATIGPGCVVLGQAFVSTGTVLGAHVQVNYHASVGHDTVLEDFVTILPGANIAGSVTIGAASTVGTNAAVLQGRRIGPRATVGAAALVTRDVAAGHLVIGLPARPR; encoded by the coding sequence GTGACACTCCATATCGTGGGTGCGGGCGGATTCGGCCGTGAGACGCTGGACGCCGTACGGCGGTCGGCGACGACGCCAGAGGTGGTCTTCGTCGACGAACACCCGGCCGCCACGCAGGTGAACGGCTGCCCGGTCCTGCAGCCGGACCGCCTGCACCTGGCGGTACCGGACCAGCACGAGTTCGTGGTCGCGATCGCCGACCCCGCGGTACGGCGCCGGCTTGCCGACCGGTTCGAGGACCGGGGCGTGCGGCCGGCGACCGTGATCGACCCATCGGCCGTGGTCTCCGCCGGGGCCACGATCGGGCCGGGCTGCGTGGTACTGGGCCAGGCATTCGTCTCCACCGGCACCGTCCTGGGCGCCCACGTCCAGGTCAACTACCACGCCAGCGTCGGTCATGACACGGTGCTGGAGGACTTCGTGACGATTCTTCCGGGAGCCAACATCGCCGGCAGCGTGACCATCGGCGCAGCGTCAACGGTCGGCACCAACGCCGCGGTCCTCCAAGGCCGGCGGATCGGCCCGCGCGCGACCGTCGGCGCCGCGGCGCTGGTGACCCGCGATGTGGCCGCCGGTCACCTCGTCATCGGCCTGCCCGCCCGACCACGTTGA
- a CDS encoding nucleotide sugar dehydrogenase — translation MAVVTVVGLGKIGLPLAVTFAAAGHRVTGADISARVVAEVMAGRPPFPGEPGLSGRLAEARSQGRLRATTDATVAAAGSDVVVIVVPLVIGADRRPDYRALDAAVDAVGAGLRPGSLVVVETTLPVHTTRRRITPRLAAASGLRPGTDFSVCHSPERVSSGSVFADLARYPKLVGGIDRASGECAAAFYAGTLRFDERPDLRRPNGVWDLGSAEAAEMAKLAETTYRDVNIALANEFACFAQDAGLDLLPIIEAANSQPYSHLHRPGIAVGGHCIPVYPWLYAAGDPAARLPLLAREINDAMPARAVGLLSDLAGGLRGRRAAVLGVAYRGGVKETAFTGALPVVRALAEQGAVPLVHDPLYDDAELAALGLHPYHLGEPCDVAIVQADHREYARIGPADLPGVAALLDGRSVTDPLLWRGVPRLALGSGTPAAPAVVPAG, via the coding sequence ATGGCCGTGGTCACGGTGGTGGGTCTGGGCAAGATCGGGTTGCCGCTTGCGGTGACCTTCGCGGCGGCGGGACACCGGGTGACCGGCGCCGACATCAGTGCGCGAGTGGTGGCAGAGGTCATGGCGGGGCGGCCGCCCTTCCCCGGTGAGCCGGGGCTGTCCGGCCGCTTGGCCGAGGCCAGGAGCCAAGGCCGGCTTCGGGCCACCACCGACGCCACAGTGGCGGCCGCCGGTAGCGACGTGGTCGTCATCGTGGTGCCCCTGGTCATCGGTGCCGACCGGCGGCCCGACTATCGCGCGCTCGACGCGGCGGTGGACGCGGTCGGTGCCGGTCTGCGCCCCGGGTCCCTGGTGGTCGTGGAGACGACGCTGCCCGTGCACACCACCCGGCGCCGGATCACGCCGCGGCTCGCGGCCGCCTCGGGGTTGCGTCCGGGGACCGATTTCAGCGTCTGCCACAGCCCGGAACGGGTCTCCAGCGGAAGCGTCTTCGCCGATCTGGCCCGCTATCCCAAGCTGGTCGGCGGCATCGACCGGGCCTCGGGTGAGTGTGCGGCAGCGTTCTACGCCGGCACGCTGCGGTTCGACGAGCGGCCCGATCTGCGGCGGCCGAACGGGGTCTGGGACCTGGGCTCGGCCGAGGCCGCCGAGATGGCCAAGCTGGCCGAGACCACCTATCGCGACGTCAACATCGCGCTGGCCAACGAGTTCGCCTGTTTCGCGCAGGACGCGGGGCTGGACCTGCTGCCGATCATCGAGGCGGCGAACAGCCAGCCGTACAGCCATCTGCACCGCCCGGGGATCGCCGTGGGCGGGCACTGCATCCCGGTCTACCCGTGGTTGTACGCGGCCGGTGATCCGGCTGCCCGGCTGCCGTTGCTGGCCCGCGAGATCAACGACGCGATGCCGGCCAGGGCGGTGGGACTGCTGTCCGACCTGGCCGGAGGTCTGCGCGGCCGGCGCGCCGCGGTGCTCGGCGTCGCCTACCGCGGCGGGGTGAAGGAGACGGCGTTCACCGGGGCGCTGCCGGTGGTGCGTGCGCTGGCCGAGCAGGGCGCGGTCCCGCTTGTGCACGATCCGCTGTACGACGACGCCGAACTGGCCGCGCTCGGCCTGCACCCCTACCACCTGGGCGAACCGTGCGATGTCGCGATCGTGCAGGCGGATCACCGGGAGTACGCCCGGATCGGGCCGGCGGATCTGCCCGGTGTCGCCGCGTTGCTGGACGGTAGGTCGGTGACCGATCCGCTCCTGTGGCGCGGCGTGCCCCGCCTGGCGTTGGGCAGCGGGACCCCGGCTGCCCCGGCCGTGGTCCCGGCTGGGTGA
- a CDS encoding Gfo/Idh/MocA family oxidoreductase, which produces MSVLRAGVVGLGSMGRHHARVLSALAGVRLVGACDPDPGAGPMVGGVPVFPDLDRLLELDLDLCVVAAPTLMHAAIGSRLAAAGVHTLIEKPLAASADEARMLAADFERAALVGCVGHIERFNPVVRALRERIGTGEVGTVLQITTSRQGPYPRRIRDVGVILDLASHDIDLTRWIAGAPYVKVSAVTSQVAGASGHEDLAAVVGVLQDGTVVNHLVNWLSPVKRRQITVTGELGCLRGDLLNGTLWFYGHEQSGAMPGRGGRVPLPGSRADRFEPVGPEPLVAELEGFVAAVRGHAAGAGDVVPMQAGAEVMDVTAAILTHPAAMVEVPAATAPVDAARPASVRAAALVPAPPGADRAAALLGAGQSPAAALPMLVAGYVPAAGSRRWF; this is translated from the coding sequence ATGAGCGTACTGCGGGCCGGGGTGGTCGGACTGGGCAGCATGGGGCGGCACCACGCCCGGGTCCTGTCCGCGCTGGCGGGTGTGCGCCTGGTCGGGGCCTGCGATCCGGATCCGGGTGCCGGCCCGATGGTGGGCGGCGTGCCGGTTTTTCCGGATCTGGACCGGTTGTTGGAGTTGGATCTGGACCTGTGCGTGGTGGCCGCGCCCACGCTGATGCATGCGGCCATCGGCAGCCGCCTGGCCGCGGCGGGGGTGCACACGCTGATCGAGAAGCCGCTGGCGGCCAGCGCGGACGAGGCTCGCATGCTGGCGGCGGACTTCGAGCGAGCTGCTCTGGTCGGCTGTGTCGGGCACATCGAGCGGTTCAACCCGGTGGTGCGTGCCCTGCGGGAGCGGATCGGTACCGGTGAGGTCGGCACGGTGCTGCAGATCACCACGAGCCGCCAGGGGCCGTACCCGCGGCGGATCCGCGACGTCGGGGTGATCTTGGACCTGGCCAGCCACGACATCGATCTGACCCGGTGGATCGCCGGGGCGCCGTACGTGAAGGTGTCGGCGGTGACCAGCCAGGTGGCCGGTGCCAGCGGCCATGAGGACCTGGCCGCGGTGGTCGGCGTCCTGCAGGACGGCACGGTGGTCAACCACCTGGTCAACTGGCTCTCCCCGGTCAAGCGGCGGCAGATCACCGTGACGGGGGAACTCGGCTGCCTGCGTGGCGACTTGCTCAACGGAACGTTGTGGTTCTACGGCCACGAACAGAGCGGGGCCATGCCGGGCCGCGGTGGGCGGGTGCCACTGCCGGGCAGCCGCGCCGACCGGTTCGAGCCGGTGGGACCGGAGCCGCTGGTGGCGGAACTGGAGGGATTCGTGGCCGCCGTGCGAGGACACGCGGCTGGAGCGGGCGACGTGGTGCCGATGCAGGCAGGTGCGGAGGTGATGGACGTGACAGCGGCGATTCTGACGCACCCGGCGGCCATGGTCGAGGTGCCGGCCGCCACCGCCCCGGTGGACGCGGCCCGGCCCGCTTCGGTCCGGGCTGCGGCCCTGGTCCCGGCGCCGCCGGGCGCGGATCGAGCCGCGGCCCTGCTCGGCGCGGGGCAGTCACCGGCCGCGGCCCTGCCGATGCTGGTGGCGGGTTACGTGCCGGCTGCGGGATCACGGCGGTGGTTTTGA
- a CDS encoding DegT/DnrJ/EryC1/StrS family aminotransferase: protein MPDNDVRIRLSRPELGEEELDAVRRVLRSGTLTNGPENEAFGREFADRHQAGFGVTFCTGTCALAAMLLAEGIGPGDEVIVPSMTFIATATAVRHVGATPVFADIDPRTFNLDPVSVAARITPATRAVLTVHYGGQPGDLDALAQVCAERGVVLLEDAAQAAGAGYRDRPVGTFGRSAMFSFTPTKNITTGEGGIVLTDDPGIAERLMLLRNHGQTRLYRHESLGHNWRLTEMQAAIGRVQLRRLDGILERKRVIAGSLTRRLSGLAGLATPYRAPQVQGTWLLYTCLLPGIRDQVLADLLSRGIEARIYFPPVHRQPVFADGACGAHALGVRPVLPVTEAVAEAMVSLPVHHRLTEAEVAEIADAVIAAVGRATTVPGTTAAPAGAPPLGRSLAGALPSPQAVDVPELAGER from the coding sequence ATGCCTGACAACGACGTCCGAATCCGGCTCAGCCGCCCCGAACTCGGCGAGGAGGAACTGGATGCCGTGCGCCGGGTGTTGCGCAGCGGCACGCTGACCAACGGCCCGGAGAACGAGGCCTTCGGACGGGAGTTCGCCGACCGGCACCAGGCGGGGTTCGGCGTGACCTTCTGCACCGGGACGTGCGCGCTGGCCGCGATGCTGCTCGCCGAGGGCATCGGCCCCGGTGACGAGGTGATCGTTCCGTCGATGACGTTCATCGCCACCGCGACCGCGGTGCGGCATGTCGGGGCCACTCCGGTGTTCGCCGACATCGACCCGCGCACGTTCAACCTGGACCCGGTGTCGGTCGCGGCCCGGATCACCCCCGCGACCCGGGCCGTGCTGACCGTGCACTACGGCGGACAACCCGGCGACCTGGACGCGCTGGCGCAGGTGTGCGCCGAGCGTGGCGTCGTGCTGCTGGAGGACGCCGCGCAGGCGGCCGGCGCCGGGTACCGGGACCGGCCGGTGGGTACCTTCGGCCGCTCGGCCATGTTCAGCTTCACGCCGACCAAGAACATCACCACCGGAGAGGGCGGCATCGTGCTGACCGACGATCCGGGCATCGCCGAGCGGCTGATGCTGCTGCGCAACCACGGCCAGACCCGGCTGTACCGGCACGAGAGTCTTGGCCACAACTGGCGCCTGACGGAGATGCAGGCCGCGATCGGCCGGGTCCAACTGCGCCGACTGGACGGAATCCTGGAGCGGAAGCGGGTGATCGCGGGATCGCTGACCCGGCGGCTTTCCGGGCTGGCAGGCCTGGCGACACCGTACCGGGCCCCCCAAGTGCAAGGCACCTGGTTGCTGTACACGTGTCTGCTTCCGGGCATCCGGGACCAGGTGCTGGCCGACCTGCTCAGCCGGGGCATCGAGGCGCGGATCTATTTCCCGCCGGTGCACCGGCAACCGGTCTTCGCCGACGGCGCGTGCGGCGCCCACGCCTTGGGGGTGCGGCCCGTGCTGCCGGTCACCGAGGCTGTCGCGGAGGCGATGGTGTCCCTCCCGGTGCACCACCGGCTGACCGAGGCGGAGGTGGCTGAGATCGCGGATGCGGTGATCGCCGCGGTCGGCCGGGCGACCACGGTGCCGGGAACTACGGCAGCGCCAGCCGGCGCCCCTCCGCTGGGCCGCTCGCTCGCGGGGGCGCTTCCGTCGCCGCAGGCCGTGGACGTGCCGGAACTGGCCGGTGAGCGATGA
- a CDS encoding sugar transferase produces the protein MIAPTVPEQHVALASPYRGKRLLDLVVVCLIVVPAAVLCAAAAAAHLLAHGRPALFRQQRVGHDGRPFMLWKLRTIGNVVGEPGLPDGGDLAQVTTVGRVLRRLSLDELPQLLNVLRGEMSLIGPRPTLPYQVRRYTDRQRERLRAVPGLTGLAQVHGRQQLGWPERIEWDLRYVRHQSLRLDLTILLLTVWAVLAHGGTTVSHDADPIARRPERMHSDA, from the coding sequence GTGATCGCCCCGACCGTGCCCGAGCAGCACGTGGCGCTTGCCTCGCCCTACCGCGGCAAGCGGTTACTGGACCTGGTCGTGGTGTGTCTGATCGTGGTGCCGGCCGCTGTGCTGTGCGCGGCCGCGGCGGCGGCGCACCTGCTCGCGCACGGCAGGCCGGCGTTGTTCCGCCAGCAGCGGGTCGGCCACGACGGCCGCCCCTTCATGCTGTGGAAACTGCGCACCATAGGGAACGTCGTGGGCGAGCCCGGCCTGCCCGACGGCGGTGACCTCGCTCAGGTGACCACGGTCGGCCGGGTGCTGCGCCGCCTGTCCCTGGACGAGCTGCCACAGCTGCTGAACGTGCTGCGGGGGGAGATGAGCCTGATCGGGCCGCGGCCCACGCTTCCCTACCAGGTGCGCCGGTACACGGATCGGCAGCGGGAGCGGCTGCGGGCCGTGCCCGGCCTGACCGGGCTGGCGCAGGTGCACGGCCGGCAGCAGCTGGGCTGGCCGGAGCGGATCGAATGGGATCTGCGCTACGTGCGCCATCAGAGCCTGCGGCTCGATCTGACCATCTTGCTGCTCACCGTCTGGGCGGTGCTGGCCCATGGCGGTACGACCGTCAGCCACGACGCCGATCCCATTGCCCGCAGACCAGAGAGGATGCACTCAGATGCCTGA
- a CDS encoding SDR family NAD(P)-dependent oxidoreductase — MIAGLALRGGAGLLAAPGDLGVACVATCVVAVLAGAVCGLYSGRFQPGSGAELGAVAASGALAGIVMVSVPRLPLVGGRPAEALIAAVVGVLGMITERSTIAAVRRRPKRPAPAAVKVIVFGAGSAGTQLVHRLISQRGARYRPMALLDDDPGKRRLRVCGVPVRGGRERIAEVAAETGATVMVVAIAGGRGDGRLIRELVTAAEAAGLIAKVIPPIDELVTGSARIDGVRDPRITHLLGREEVCLDLTSAAAHFAGRRILVTGAGGSIGAELCRQLHRLGPASLVMLDRDESALHAVQLALHGRALLDSDETVLADIRDAARIQEVFAHARPEIVFHAAAVKHLPLLERYPGEALKTNVIGTLNVLEAAAAHGVRSFVNISTDKAADPVSVLGTSKRIAERLTAHRAGPAPGTWVSVRFGNVLGSRGSLLGSLSAQIAAGGPVTVTHPQVARYFMTATEAVQLTLQAVAVGRSGEVLVLDMGEQIRIADLARRMAAAASHRVEIVFTGLRPGEKLTEDLLGAGEADHRPRHPLVRQVPVPPLEPAEVTGLDALADPDTVRAALAGAAATASIPSPLSAPSPGRTGVGR, encoded by the coding sequence TTGATTGCCGGACTGGCCCTGAGGGGCGGTGCCGGTCTGCTCGCCGCCCCCGGCGATCTGGGTGTCGCCTGCGTCGCCACCTGCGTGGTCGCGGTCCTGGCCGGCGCTGTGTGCGGGTTGTACTCCGGTCGGTTCCAGCCCGGGAGCGGCGCGGAGTTGGGCGCGGTGGCGGCTTCCGGTGCGCTCGCCGGAATCGTCATGGTGAGTGTCCCGCGGCTCCCGCTGGTGGGCGGCAGGCCGGCCGAGGCCCTGATCGCGGCCGTGGTCGGCGTGCTGGGGATGATCACTGAGCGGTCCACGATCGCGGCCGTCCGGCGCAGGCCGAAGCGGCCCGCGCCGGCTGCGGTCAAAGTGATTGTGTTCGGTGCCGGCAGCGCGGGCACGCAGCTGGTGCACCGGCTGATCAGTCAACGCGGCGCCCGGTATCGGCCCATGGCCCTGTTGGACGACGATCCCGGCAAACGCCGGCTGCGGGTCTGCGGCGTGCCGGTACGCGGCGGCCGGGAGCGGATCGCCGAGGTGGCCGCCGAGACCGGGGCCACAGTCATGGTGGTCGCGATCGCCGGTGGCCGCGGTGACGGACGGCTCATCAGGGAGCTGGTGACAGCCGCCGAAGCGGCAGGTCTGATCGCCAAGGTGATCCCCCCGATCGACGAACTGGTCACCGGTTCCGCGCGGATCGACGGGGTCCGCGACCCGCGCATCACGCACCTGCTGGGCCGCGAGGAGGTCTGCCTGGATCTGACGTCGGCGGCCGCGCACTTCGCCGGGCGCCGGATCCTGGTCACCGGTGCCGGAGGTTCGATCGGGGCGGAGCTGTGCCGCCAGTTGCACCGGCTGGGCCCGGCGTCACTGGTGATGCTGGACCGGGACGAATCGGCTCTGCATGCAGTCCAACTCGCCCTGCACGGCCGCGCACTGCTCGACTCCGACGAGACCGTGCTCGCTGATATCAGGGACGCTGCAAGGATCCAGGAGGTCTTCGCCCACGCGCGGCCGGAGATCGTGTTCCATGCGGCGGCGGTTAAGCATCTGCCGCTGCTGGAGCGGTACCCCGGCGAGGCGCTGAAGACGAACGTGATCGGCACGCTGAACGTGCTGGAGGCGGCCGCCGCCCACGGTGTCCGGTCGTTCGTCAACATCTCCACCGACAAGGCCGCGGACCCGGTGAGCGTCCTCGGCACGTCGAAGCGGATCGCCGAACGGCTCACCGCGCACCGAGCCGGCCCGGCGCCGGGGACCTGGGTCTCCGTCAGGTTCGGGAATGTGCTGGGCAGCCGGGGTTCGCTGCTCGGCTCACTGTCCGCGCAGATCGCTGCGGGCGGCCCGGTCACGGTGACGCATCCGCAGGTCGCCCGGTACTTCATGACAGCCACCGAGGCCGTGCAGCTCACGCTCCAAGCCGTGGCCGTCGGCCGCAGCGGTGAGGTGCTCGTGCTGGACATGGGGGAGCAGATTCGGATCGCCGATCTGGCACGCCGGATGGCGGCGGCGGCGTCGCACCGGGTGGAGATCGTGTTCACCGGGCTGAGACCGGGCGAGAAGCTGACCGAGGATCTGCTCGGAGCCGGGGAAGCGGACCACCGGCCGCGCCATCCGCTGGTCAGGCAGGTACCGGTGCCACCGCTGGAGCCTGCTGAGGTGACCGGGCTGGACGCATTGGCCGACCCCGACACAGTGCGCGCGGCCCTGGCCGGCGCAGCCGCCACCGCTTCGATTCCCTCGCCGCTTTCCGCGCCGTCGCCCGGACGAACAGGGGTCGGCCGGTGA
- a CDS encoding polysaccharide biosynthesis tyrosine autokinase, with amino-acid sequence MTLRSFLGLIKERWKLVIVVTLLAAAMSVVVTERTTRMYASSLSFFVSAQTDSSNVIQAYQANLLSQQKVQSYANLLTGHVLAAAVVQATGLPISAAELQSRISAQAVPQTVLLRATVTSGSPRQAQQIGRAIAAIFPDQINSLEHTATGKTSTAVVQVVEPPSYSAVPVSPKPIRNVSAGLALGLLAGLALAAAARSLDTSLKTSDQVSQVLGGKPVLGLIPYDPAARNNPLLNEDQLGCARMEAFRKLRISFGFVEVDKPRKVIMFTSAVPKDGKSTTVCNLGIALATVGTRTVVVDCDMRRPQVGRYLGLPNGAGLTDVLLDRARLEDVVQSWGDDGLDVLTTGMLPPNPGDLLGSRKMEQLIENLRARYEVVLLDMPPVLALADAAAAGQYCDGAILVTRHGRTRAAQLRRVCESLTSAGTPVLAGVLNMVRSRDNGGGRYNYGYGYYQADKAQRDGVRVGVHTQPARADAGAPTQLPQDLDLAGGRALTSDAAPPAV; translated from the coding sequence ATGACGCTTCGGAGTTTCCTCGGACTGATCAAAGAACGCTGGAAGCTCGTCATCGTCGTAACACTCCTCGCCGCAGCGATGAGCGTCGTCGTGACCGAGCGAACCACCCGGATGTACGCCTCGAGTCTTTCCTTCTTCGTCTCCGCACAGACCGACTCGTCCAACGTCATCCAGGCCTACCAGGCCAATCTGCTGTCTCAGCAGAAGGTTCAGTCGTACGCCAATCTGCTGACCGGCCACGTGCTCGCGGCGGCGGTCGTGCAGGCAACGGGACTGCCCATCTCCGCGGCCGAGTTGCAGTCGCGGATCTCCGCGCAGGCGGTGCCACAGACCGTGCTGCTGCGCGCCACCGTGACCAGCGGGTCACCGAGACAGGCGCAGCAGATCGGACGGGCGATCGCCGCGATCTTCCCAGATCAGATCAACAGTCTCGAACACACCGCCACCGGGAAGACCTCGACCGCGGTGGTCCAAGTGGTCGAGCCGCCCAGCTATTCGGCCGTGCCCGTCTCACCGAAACCGATCCGCAATGTGTCCGCCGGGCTCGCCCTGGGTCTGCTGGCCGGCCTGGCACTGGCCGCCGCCGCACGCTCGCTCGACACGTCGCTGAAGACCTCGGACCAGGTCAGTCAGGTCCTCGGTGGCAAACCTGTGCTCGGGCTCATCCCGTACGACCCGGCCGCCCGCAACAACCCGCTGCTCAACGAGGACCAACTGGGCTGTGCGCGTATGGAGGCGTTCCGCAAGCTCCGGATCAGCTTCGGCTTCGTCGAGGTGGACAAGCCGCGCAAGGTCATCATGTTCACCAGCGCGGTGCCGAAGGACGGCAAGAGCACCACCGTCTGCAACCTCGGAATCGCGCTGGCCACCGTCGGCACCCGGACCGTCGTCGTCGACTGCGACATGCGGCGGCCCCAGGTCGGTCGATACCTCGGTCTGCCCAACGGGGCCGGCCTGACGGACGTGCTTCTCGACCGAGCACGTCTGGAGGACGTCGTCCAGAGCTGGGGCGACGACGGCCTCGACGTGCTGACGACCGGAATGCTGCCGCCCAACCCGGGCGATCTGCTGGGGTCGCGAAAAATGGAGCAGCTGATCGAGAATCTGCGGGCACGCTACGAGGTCGTGCTGCTGGACATGCCGCCCGTCCTGGCGCTCGCGGACGCGGCCGCGGCCGGCCAGTACTGCGACGGCGCGATCCTGGTGACCCGCCACGGCCGGACCAGAGCCGCACAGTTGCGCCGTGTCTGCGAATCGCTGACGTCCGCCGGCACCCCGGTTCTGGCCGGGGTACTGAACATGGTGCGCTCCCGCGACAACGGCGGCGGCCGGTACAACTACGGTTACGGCTACTACCAGGCCGACAAGGCCCAGCGGGACGGAGTCCGGGTGGGCGTGCACACCCAACCCGCCCGAGCCGATGCGGGGGCCCCGACGCAGCTCCCGCAGGACCTGGATCTTGCCGGGGGCCGCGCGCTGACGTCTGACGCGGCACCGCCGGCAGTCTGA
- a CDS encoding aminotransferase class V-fold PLP-dependent enzyme, whose translation MTTTPTTGHRTPDRNAATTPPQPLISPPLVHPTAEVEPGASVGAGTRIWHHAQVRAGAVIGLQCVLGKNVFVDDGVVVGDLVKIQNNVSLYRGVQLADEVFVGPAAVFTNDLRPRATGPWQVLATKVHQGASIGANATIVCGIEIGERAMVGAGAVVTRPVLPHQLVAGNPARPRGWVCGCGTVISRAATPPARLDCDSCATDAANPPARKRNRIRMGMPQLGTEEESAVLAVIRSGRLTCGPRVEEFERAFAAAHGAANAVAVSNGTMALVAALRAHGISTGDEVITSPLTFAGTLSALLEAGTTVRFADIGDDFLLDPGAVAAAITPRTRAVMPVHLYGLPADMTAITELAEQHRITVIADAAQAHGALVAGRSVGAASTAAFSLYGSKNITCGEGGVVTTTDDEVADRLRLIRNHGMRGRYEHLMPGSNYRLTELQAAIATVQLGRLPEINRRRAAHAAQLTAGLADLPGLITPRQPADRLHAWHQYTVRLTGEAQIGRDALITALERDDIEASVFYPRLVFDYDCYREHPRIVRDAVPRAELASTQVLSLPVHPGLTTADLDRVVISVRRALGG comes from the coding sequence ATGACAACCACACCGACGACCGGCCACCGCACCCCTGACCGGAACGCCGCCACCACTCCCCCACAGCCGCTGATCAGTCCTCCACTGGTCCACCCGACCGCGGAGGTCGAACCGGGCGCCTCCGTCGGAGCCGGCACCCGCATCTGGCACCATGCCCAGGTCCGCGCAGGCGCGGTCATCGGCCTGCAGTGCGTGCTCGGCAAGAATGTCTTCGTCGACGACGGGGTGGTCGTCGGCGATCTGGTCAAGATCCAGAACAATGTCTCGCTCTACCGTGGCGTCCAACTGGCCGACGAGGTCTTCGTCGGCCCCGCCGCAGTGTTCACCAACGATCTGCGTCCACGCGCAACCGGTCCCTGGCAGGTCCTCGCCACCAAGGTGCACCAGGGAGCCTCCATCGGGGCCAACGCCACGATCGTGTGCGGCATCGAGATCGGTGAGCGGGCCATGGTCGGCGCCGGGGCAGTGGTCACCCGGCCGGTGCTCCCGCATCAGCTGGTCGCCGGAAACCCCGCCCGGCCTCGGGGCTGGGTCTGCGGCTGCGGCACGGTGATCTCCCGCGCCGCGACGCCGCCCGCGCGCCTCGACTGCGACAGCTGCGCCACGGATGCCGCGAACCCGCCGGCCCGCAAGCGGAACCGCATCCGCATGGGCATGCCCCAACTGGGCACCGAGGAGGAGTCGGCCGTGCTCGCGGTCATCCGGTCGGGCCGGCTGACCTGCGGTCCACGGGTGGAGGAGTTTGAGCGGGCCTTCGCTGCCGCGCACGGTGCCGCCAACGCGGTCGCGGTCAGCAACGGCACGATGGCGCTCGTCGCGGCGCTACGCGCACACGGCATCAGCACCGGTGACGAAGTGATCACCAGCCCGCTGACCTTTGCCGGGACGCTGAGCGCGCTGCTGGAGGCGGGCACCACGGTGCGCTTCGCCGACATCGGGGACGACTTCCTGCTGGATCCGGGGGCTGTCGCCGCCGCGATCACACCGCGGACCCGGGCCGTCATGCCGGTCCATCTGTACGGCTTGCCCGCGGACATGACCGCGATCACTGAGCTGGCCGAGCAGCACCGGATCACAGTGATCGCGGACGCCGCGCAGGCGCACGGCGCGCTGGTTGCCGGGCGGTCCGTCGGCGCCGCCTCGACAGCGGCGTTCTCCCTGTACGGCAGCAAGAACATCACCTGCGGCGAGGGCGGCGTCGTCACCACCACGGACGACGAGGTCGCCGACCGGCTGCGGCTGATCCGCAATCACGGAATGCGGGGCCGGTACGAACACCTGATGCCGGGCTCGAACTACCGCCTCACCGAGCTGCAGGCAGCGATCGCCACCGTCCAACTGGGCCGGCTGCCCGAGATCAACCGGCGGCGGGCCGCACACGCGGCCCAGCTCACCGCCGGTCTGGCAGACCTCCCAGGGCTCATCACTCCGCGGCAGCCCGCGGACCGCCTGCACGCTTGGCACCAGTACACGGTCCGGCTCACCGGCGAGGCGCAGATCGGACGGGACGCCCTGATCACTGCGCTGGAGCGCGACGACATCGAGGCCAGCGTGTTCTATCCCAGGCTGGTCTTCGACTACGACTGCTACCGGGAGCATCCCCGGATCGTGCGCGACGCCGTGCCGCGGGCAGAGCTGGCCAGTACTCAGGTACTCTCCCTCCCCGTCCACCCGGGACTGACCACCGCGGACCTCGACCGAGTGGTGATCAGCGTGCGGCGCGCACTGGGCGGTTGA